The following are encoded in a window of Amycolatopsis solani genomic DNA:
- a CDS encoding alpha/beta hydrolase — protein sequence MGVLAGAEPFGHTGSAEIGFLLCHGFTGTPASMRAWGDHLAGAGFTVRCPLLPGHGTRWPDLNRTTWEDWYGTVREALLELLSTCKTVFVGGLSMGGTLTLRLAEEFGDRIAGIVLVNPSVTRLKWDTKLLPVLGRIVPSVPAIANDIKMPGETELAYPRTPVRAAASLAKLWAVVRADLGKVTQPVLLLHSSVDHVVEPVNSQLVLQGVSSTDVTEVVLENSYHVATQDNDAEVIFTRSVEFVKAHAAQPEETA from the coding sequence ATGGGCGTGCTCGCCGGCGCGGAACCGTTCGGCCACACCGGTTCGGCCGAGATCGGGTTCCTGCTCTGCCACGGGTTCACCGGTACCCCGGCGAGCATGCGGGCCTGGGGTGACCACCTGGCCGGCGCCGGGTTCACCGTGCGCTGCCCGCTCCTGCCCGGCCACGGCACCCGCTGGCCGGACCTCAACCGCACGACGTGGGAAGACTGGTACGGCACCGTCCGCGAAGCGCTCCTCGAGCTGCTCTCGACGTGCAAGACGGTCTTCGTCGGCGGCCTGTCCATGGGCGGCACGCTCACGCTGCGCCTCGCCGAGGAGTTCGGCGACCGGATCGCCGGGATCGTCCTGGTCAACCCGTCGGTGACGCGGCTGAAGTGGGACACGAAGCTGCTGCCGGTGCTGGGCCGGATCGTGCCGTCGGTGCCGGCGATCGCGAACGACATCAAGATGCCGGGCGAGACGGAGCTGGCCTACCCGCGGACCCCGGTGCGGGCCGCCGCGAGCCTGGCGAAGCTGTGGGCGGTCGTGCGCGCGGACCTGGGCAAGGTGACCCAGCCGGTGCTGCTGCTGCACTCGTCGGTCGACCACGTCGTCGAGCCGGTGAACTCGCAGCTCGTGCTGCAGGGCGTCTCGAGCACCGACGTCACCGAGGTCGTCCTGGAGAACAGCTACCACGTGGCGACGCAGGACAACGACGCCGAGGTCATCTTCACGCGTAGCGTCGAGTTCGTGAAGGCCCACGCCGCACAGCCGGAGGAGACCGCATGA
- a CDS encoding lysophospholipid acyltransferase family protein, with protein sequence MLYWLMKWVFIGPLLKTLWPTKVVGAENIPETGGAILAGNHLAVADSFFMPLRVKRKVTFPAKSEYFTEPGFKGLLKKWFFTGVGQFPIDRSGGNAAQAALDTATRLVKAGHLLGIYPEGTRSPDGRLYKGKTGVARIALESGGVVVPVAMIGTDKVNPIGSKMWWPRRLEVRFGKPLDFSRYEGLAGDRFIERSITDEIMYALMELSGQEYVDIYAAKAKELLAAEAAGVKPAVPAQPASRDAARVPDSKVG encoded by the coding sequence GTGCTGTACTGGCTCATGAAGTGGGTATTCATCGGACCGCTGCTCAAAACGCTGTGGCCGACCAAGGTCGTCGGCGCGGAGAACATCCCCGAAACCGGCGGCGCGATCCTGGCCGGCAACCACCTGGCGGTCGCGGACTCGTTCTTCATGCCGCTGCGGGTCAAGCGCAAGGTGACCTTCCCGGCCAAGTCCGAGTACTTCACCGAGCCCGGCTTCAAGGGCCTGCTCAAGAAGTGGTTCTTCACCGGCGTCGGCCAGTTCCCGATCGACCGCTCCGGCGGCAACGCCGCCCAGGCCGCCCTCGACACCGCGACCCGCCTGGTCAAGGCCGGCCACCTGCTCGGTATCTACCCGGAGGGCACCCGCTCCCCGGACGGCCGCCTGTACAAGGGCAAGACCGGCGTCGCCCGCATCGCGCTGGAGTCCGGCGGCGTGGTCGTCCCGGTGGCGATGATCGGCACCGACAAGGTCAACCCGATCGGCTCCAAGATGTGGTGGCCCCGCCGCCTCGAGGTCCGCTTCGGCAAGCCCCTGGACTTTTCCCGCTACGAAGGCCTCGCCGGCGACCGCTTCATCGAGCGGTCCATCACCGACGAGATCATGTACGCCCTGATGGAACTGTCCGGCCAGGAGTACGTCGACATCTACGCGGCGAAGGCCAAGGAGCTGCTGGCCGCGGAGGCCGCCGGGGTCAAGCCGGCGGTCCCCGCCCAACCCGCCTCCCGCGACGCGGCCCGGGTGCCGGACTCCAAGGTCGGCTGA